In Acipenser ruthenus chromosome 6, fAciRut3.2 maternal haplotype, whole genome shotgun sequence, the following proteins share a genomic window:
- the drc1 gene encoding dynein regulatory complex protein 1: MNPAENGSKEPEPEESVPSVESDIPEERIAARRLRIAARIEAKKREALGVDPNPKKEVKQELKSEKQVEQSRQRLTKLKSDGTELVTNIQVAADSRESQRRTDEAEARRQRTERLESEAKMSLEKFEDITKKWTMARSRELPQDLWEILNMQQQQCALLIEDKNKLINDLQQELKASDDRYVKDLKKQAEDIDLMIERMEEQIKNLMKSYREELNQIEKSFELERRELLDSNHNKWEQMMQCRRDKELQFLMMRMKRVEEQERQLQQLRVQDAEEYNMIKIKLETDVQILEQQLQQMKATYQLNQEKLEYNFQVLKKRDEENTITKSQQKRKITRLQDILNNVRIKHTKQDKQFREENHGLTEDYKRIMEQYKEMQKKMKHFANVDAKKFQEIWLMNEEEVKELVQRALETDRIIHEQQLGLAWEKPHLPFMERSGPIVPEHEKKKLALQLAEEVIRSKGNTDADEEWEAVCVPGTQNDSPPFQEQDRLDTDNTESSADQPLKISVKTIKRLLEILCDETGFLIESKLLKLLSPLEKDEQSLMKLDAIFMALGIENEEDVYKLADFFIKYREQQTVDSKGADEDESPGKRESHAQKETGDGSSHRSSSSDLIHPNDVLQALRGFTKEHFKPRDKSHQQSKLFNLNERDDSKDAAYWEDMVNVIPEAKLKVWDALYNALEKYHHVLTERMKLINETNGMKQQNSELRMLLHQYVNSRVNAELEIPPTQVMQVESSWN, from the exons ATGAACCCAGCCGAGAATGGAAGCAAAGAGCCCGAGCCTGAGGAGAGCGTCCCGTCAGTGGAGTCCGACATCCCGGAGGAGAGGATTGCTGCACGCCGCCTCCGGATAGCAGCCAGAATCGAGGCCAAAAAACG TGAGGCGCTGGGGGTTGATCCCAATCCTAAGAAGGAAGTAAAGCAGGAGCTTAAAAGTGAAAAGCAAGTGGAGCAGAGCAGGCAG agattGACTAAACTCAAGAGTGATGGGACAGAGTTGGTCACAAACATCCAGGTTGCGGCAGACTCAAGAGAGTCCCAGAGGAGAACTGATGAAGCAGAGGCAAGGAGGCAGAG aacagagaggctGGAGAGTGAAGCCAAGATGAGTCTGGAGAAGTTTGAGGACATCACAAAAAAGTGGACGATGGCCAGGTCAAGGGAGCTCCCTCAGGACTTGTGGGAGATTCTCaacatgcagcagcagcagtgcgcTCTCCTCATTGAGGACAAGAACAAGCTCATCAATGACTTGCAGCAG GAGCTGAAAGCGAGTGATGATCGCTATGTAAAAGACTTGAAGAAGCAAGCTGAAGATATCGACCTGATGATTGAGAGAATGGAGGAGCAAATAAAGAACCTAATGAAATCCTACCGCGAAGAACTAAACCAGATTGAG AAATCCTTTGAGCTAGAGCGCAGGGAGTTGCTGGACAGTAACCATAATAAATGGGAGCAAATGATGCAATGTCGCCGGGATAAAGAG CTGCAGTTTCTGATGATGAGGATGAAGCGAGTGGAAGAACAGGAGCGGCAGCTACAGCAGCTGAGAGTGCAGGATGCAGAGGAATACAACATGATCAAGATCAAGCTGGAGACTGACGTGCAG ATTCTGGAGCAGCAGCTACAACAGATGAAAGCCACCTATCAGCTGAACCAGGAGAAGCTGGAATATAACTTCCAGGTGCTGAAAAAACGAGATGAGGAGAACACTATCACCAAGTCCCAGCAGAAGAGAAAAATCACCAG GCTGCaggatattttaaataatgtccgGATTAAACATACCAAGCAGGATAAGCAGTTCAGGGAGGAAAACCACGGACTAACTGAGGACTACAAGAGGATTATGGAGCAGTACAAAGAGATGCAGAAGAAAATGAA GCATTTTGCTAATGTTGATGCTAAGAAGTTCCAGGAGATCTGGCTGATGAACGAGGAGGAGGTGAAGGAGCTGGTTCAGAGAGCTTTGGAGACAGACCGCATCATTCATGAGCAGCAGCTGGGCCTGGCCTGGGAGAAACCTCACCTCCCTTTCATGGAGCGCTCCGGACCCATCGTCCCGGAGCACGAAAAGAAGAAACTGGCACTGCAGCTTGCAGAGGAGGTGATCAGATCAAAAG gaAACACGGATGCAGATGAAGAGTGGGAAGCAGTGTGTGTGCCGGGCACCCAAAATGACTCGCCTCCTTTCCAGGAACAGGACAGATTGGACACTGATAATACAGAGAGCTCAGCTGACCAGCCCTTAAAGATCTCAGTGAAAACTATCAAAAGACTCCTGGAGATCCTGTGTGATGAAACA ggCTTCTTGATTGAAAGTAAGCTGCTCAAGTTGCTTTCCCCGCTGGAGAAAGATGAGCAGTCCCTCATGAAGCTGGATGCCATATTCATG GCACTGGGAATTGAGAATGAAGAGGATGTGTACAAGCTGGCTGATTTCTTTATCAAATATAGAGAGCAGCAGACTGTAGACAGCAAG ggtGCAGATGAAGACGAGTCTCCAGGAAAGAGAGAGAGTCATGCTCAGAAAGAGACTGGAGACGGCTCCTCACACAGATCCTCATCCTCTGATCTCATTCACCCCAACGATGTCCTGCAGGCCCTCCGAGGTTTTACAAAAGAGCACTTCAAACCCAG ggACAAGTCTCACCAGCAGTCCAAGCTTTTTAACTTGAATGAAAGAGACGACTCAAAAGATGCTGCTTACTGGGAGGACATGGTCAATGTGATCCCAGAGGCCAAGCTAAAGGTGTGGGATGCCCTATATAATGCTTTGGAGAAGTATCA CCATGTACTGACTGAGAGGATGAAGCTTATCAATGAAACGAATGGCATGAAACAGCAGAACTCTGAGCTCAGAATGTTACTGCATCAGTATGTGAACTCCAGG GTAAATGCTGAATTAGAGATTCCACCAACACAAGTAATGCAGGTTGAGTCTTCTTGGAACTAG